The following proteins are encoded in a genomic region of Microcoleus sp. FACHB-68:
- a CDS encoding PD40 domain-containing protein, with protein sequence MIDPHRQHEDIAAQNNSALRTLNRALTLSEGQFSLILARCNYATLRGRIVEKLREQCPVQIQELFLPASVKMLYATIQTELAKEQPEALMVFGLESVSAIDEVLTSTNLVRDEFPQSFRFPLVLWVNDEVLQKLIRLAPDFETYATAFEFALTTEELIDFIRQNTERVFSAVLNAGAGQFLPNSTILSSPSSSELKSARTELQKRGVKLEPALEAGLQFILGRDDYANHQIEAALEHYQQSLNFWQEQVNNHHPTLAQIPLSPHPTSISYHSPEFSLDRQWLGVVLFHIGLCYRRQADRHRAESRRYWQEARRHLGQCIEVFEHAGHQDLVAKFINQLGEVLRDLEAWEDLAVLAQKSLQLHQTGTHQVQLAQDYGFLAEVALHQSNWQQAQQYAQQALAIQATAPVQTPQAAATGPHHRGLYRLLLAQALDELGQHSEAVARLETARQESQPQYDPWLYLQILEKLQKLYFQQSQYLDAFHIKQEQRAIEAQYGFRAFIGAGRLQPQRHAINPALEPVSATVTEDITASVRQKDVQRLLTRMSTAQNKLTVIHGQSGVGKSSIVMAGLVPALKQTNVGTREALPVVQQVYTDWIAELGKTLVQELKTLKNGRFSPSSNPATLNSAAAILEQLQKNGERNLLTVLIFDQFEEFFFVWKEQAKRQEFFEFLRVCLNIPFVKVIIALREDYLHYLLECSRLTQLDAIDNDILGKDILYYLGNFTPKDATEVIKNLTDRAQFYLEPALIQELVRDLASETGEVRPIELQVVGSQLQAENITTLEDYKQKGPKQKLVERFLEEAIEDCGQENENAARFVLYSLTDENDTRPLKTRAELAADLASVEEASKLDLVLEILVESGLIFRLREVPAELYQLVHDYLVAFIRQQQKSDRQAEFEELQKQNKLNQDEIEKLRRDKELLAQLAKTKEEKSQVEERLNRNQKWQLRAAVAGLVLLAGMTAMALHQRQLAENAQTEALQSASKALVLSIDNDQLGVLANSVKIGQSAKETSSLSAEIKNQIAQRLRQTVSRVQESNRLVGHKNKVLSVSYSPDGQTIASASADSTINLWRPDGKLLRTLTGHDGNVTSITFSPDGQTIASAGTDNTIRLWRLNDGQLLKTFKGTNNKVIFTSISFSPDGQIIASASTDKTINLWNLDGKALRTLKGHKDWVVDVSFSPDSQTLASASVDGTVKLWNKAGKELKTLNKEHTGGVYRVSFSPNGQTFASASADNTIKLWRISDGTVINTLKGHSDVVYSVSFSRDGQTLASGSADNTVKLWNIDGTVLKTLRGHQDVVRAVSFSPDGQTIVSASDDQTVKLWSRDSTPLPRALVGHSNWVYSVSFSRDGQRLATGSSDNTVKLWNIDGTLIKNLERHEDAVNSVSFSPDGQFFASGSADSTVKLWSKDGTLIKNLDKHEDAVNSVTFSPDGEMIASGSADKTVKLWSKDGKELQTLEHEESVNSVTFSPDGQTIATASADKMVKLWSKAGKELKTLNYEASINSVTFSPNGEMIASAGASPDNSVKLWSKDGTLLKTLPHDASVNSVAFSPDGETIATASADKMVKLWRTDGTLIATLNLDDVVNSVNFSPDGQTLALASSDKTVILWRLGDLDLDSLIVRGCGWLRNYLTNNAGSESEGQLCDGVATR encoded by the coding sequence ATGATCGATCCGCACCGGCAACACGAAGATATCGCCGCACAAAACAATAGCGCTCTGCGGACGCTCAACCGAGCGCTGACCCTCTCAGAAGGGCAATTTTCCTTGATTTTAGCCCGCTGCAACTACGCAACCCTGCGAGGGCGTATCGTAGAAAAGCTGCGGGAGCAATGTCCTGTTCAAATTCAAGAGCTGTTCTTGCCGGCATCTGTGAAGATGCTCTACGCCACCATTCAGACAGAACTGGCTAAAGAACAACCGGAAGCTTTGATGGTATTCGGCTTAGAGTCAGTCAGTGCCATCGATGAAGTCCTCACCTCAACCAATTTAGTTCGGGATGAATTTCCCCAAAGTTTTCGCTTTCCCCTGGTATTGTGGGTGAATGACGAAGTGCTGCAAAAGCTGATTCGCTTAGCACCCGATTTTGAAACCTACGCCACGGCTTTTGAATTTGCCCTCACCACAGAAGAACTGATCGATTTCATCCGGCAAAACACAGAACGGGTATTTTCTGCTGTTTTGAATGCCGGTGCCGGCCAATTTTTGCCCAACTCCACCATCCTCAGTTCCCCTTCTTCCTCAGAACTGAAATCAGCCCGCACAGAGTTACAAAAGCGCGGCGTTAAGTTAGAACCCGCCTTAGAAGCCGGTCTGCAATTTATTTTAGGGCGTGATGACTATGCCAATCACCAAATAGAAGCCGCCTTAGAACACTATCAGCAAAGCTTGAACTTCTGGCAGGAACAAGTCAATAACCACCATCCCACACTCGCCCAAATCCCGCTTTCCCCTCACCCGACATCAATTAGTTACCATAGCCCTGAGTTCTCCCTTGATCGACAGTGGCTGGGAGTCGTACTGTTTCATATCGGGCTGTGTTATCGCCGGCAAGCAGATCGGCATCGGGCGGAAAGCCGGCGCTACTGGCAAGAAGCGCGTCGCCATCTGGGACAGTGCATTGAGGTTTTTGAACACGCAGGGCATCAGGACTTAGTCGCTAAATTTATCAACCAGCTAGGCGAAGTGCTGCGAGATTTAGAAGCCTGGGAAGACTTGGCAGTGCTCGCTCAAAAATCCTTGCAACTGCATCAAACCGGCACCCATCAAGTTCAACTTGCTCAAGATTATGGGTTTCTTGCAGAAGTTGCCTTGCACCAGTCTAACTGGCAACAGGCCCAGCAATACGCCCAGCAGGCTTTGGCTATTCAGGCGACTGCCCCAGTACAAACGCCCCAAGCCGCCGCAACCGGGCCACATCACCGGGGTTTATATCGCTTGCTTTTGGCGCAAGCCTTGGATGAGCTGGGCCAGCATTCTGAAGCCGTTGCTCGACTCGAAACAGCCCGCCAAGAAAGTCAACCGCAGTACGATCCCTGGCTGTATCTCCAAATCTTGGAAAAGTTGCAAAAGCTGTACTTTCAGCAAAGCCAGTATTTAGACGCCTTTCATATTAAGCAAGAACAGCGAGCCATAGAAGCCCAATATGGCTTCCGCGCCTTTATCGGGGCAGGCCGGCTGCAACCGCAACGACACGCGATTAATCCCGCCTTAGAGCCGGTTTCTGCAACTGTTACTGAAGATATTACGGCTTCTGTGCGGCAGAAAGATGTCCAGCGTTTACTAACCAGAATGAGCACAGCCCAGAATAAATTGACCGTTATTCATGGTCAGTCTGGCGTGGGTAAAAGTTCGATTGTCATGGCAGGGTTAGTGCCGGCTTTAAAACAAACCAACGTTGGCACTCGTGAAGCCTTGCCGGTGGTGCAGCAAGTTTACACCGACTGGATTGCGGAATTGGGGAAAACTTTAGTTCAAGAACTCAAGACGCTGAAAAACGGTCGTTTTTCTCCAAGTTCTAACCCAGCCACACTCAATTCAGCGGCAGCGATTCTGGAACAATTACAAAAAAATGGTGAGCGCAATTTATTAACGGTTCTCATTTTTGATCAATTTGAAGAATTTTTCTTTGTTTGGAAAGAACAAGCAAAACGACAAGAATTTTTTGAATTTTTGCGAGTTTGTTTGAATATTCCATTCGTCAAAGTTATTATTGCCCTACGAGAAGATTACCTACATTATTTATTAGAGTGCAGCCGGCTCACCCAACTGGATGCAATTGATAACGATATTCTCGGCAAAGATATTCTTTATTACTTGGGTAATTTTACCCCAAAAGATGCCACAGAAGTTATTAAAAACTTAACCGATAGAGCGCAGTTTTATTTAGAGCCGGCCCTGATCCAAGAATTAGTGCGGGATTTGGCAAGTGAAACTGGGGAAGTACGCCCCATAGAATTGCAAGTGGTTGGTTCGCAACTGCAAGCAGAAAACATCACTACCCTCGAAGACTACAAGCAAAAAGGCCCGAAACAAAAACTGGTAGAGCGATTTTTAGAAGAAGCCATCGAAGATTGTGGCCAAGAAAATGAAAACGCCGCCAGATTTGTGCTGTATTCCCTCACTGATGAAAATGATACCCGCCCCCTAAAAACTCGCGCTGAATTAGCCGCCGATTTAGCCTCAGTTGAAGAAGCCAGCAAATTAGATTTAGTTTTAGAAATCTTAGTTGAATCGGGGTTAATATTTCGGTTAAGAGAAGTGCCGGCAGAACTTTACCAGCTCGTTCACGATTATCTGGTTGCCTTCATTCGCCAGCAGCAAAAATCTGACAGACAGGCGGAATTTGAAGAACTGCAAAAGCAAAATAAACTAAACCAAGATGAAATCGAGAAATTGCGACGAGATAAAGAACTCCTCGCTCAATTAGCGAAGACAAAAGAGGAAAAAAGTCAAGTGGAAGAGAGACTTAACCGCAATCAAAAATGGCAACTTCGAGCGGCTGTGGCCGGCCTTGTATTGCTGGCTGGCATGACTGCAATGGCATTGCACCAAAGACAACTGGCAGAAAACGCCCAGACTGAGGCATTGCAATCAGCCTCTAAAGCACTTGTCCTCTCAATTGACAACGATCAGCTAGGCGTGTTGGCAAACAGCGTCAAGATTGGTCAATCTGCTAAGGAGACATCATCCCTATCGGCAGAAATTAAAAATCAGATTGCTCAACGACTCAGACAAACCGTTTCTAGAGTTCAAGAAAGCAACCGCTTAGTGGGACACAAAAACAAGGTTTTGAGCGTTAGTTACAGCCCTGACGGTCAAACCATTGCCTCCGCCAGTGCAGACAGCACTATCAACCTCTGGCGTCCCGATGGCAAATTGCTGAGAACCTTAACCGGCCATGACGGGAATGTTACGAGTATTACGTTTAGCCCGGATGGTCAGACAATTGCCTCTGCCGGCACCGACAATACCATCAGACTTTGGCGTCTTAACGATGGCCAATTGCTTAAAACGTTTAAAGGTACAAATAACAAAGTAATTTTTACCAGTATTAGTTTCAGTCCCGATGGCCAAATTATTGCTTCTGCTAGTACCGATAAAACGATTAATCTTTGGAATCTCGACGGCAAAGCGCTAAGAACACTCAAGGGACATAAAGATTGGGTAGTAGATGTCAGTTTTAGTCCAGATAGTCAAACCCTTGCCTCCGCCAGTGTGGATGGCACCGTTAAACTGTGGAACAAGGCCGGTAAAGAACTCAAAACCTTAAATAAAGAGCATACAGGCGGCGTTTACAGAGTTAGCTTTAGCCCCAACGGTCAAACCTTCGCTTCTGCAAGTGCCGATAACACTATTAAACTCTGGCGTATTAGCGACGGCACAGTGATTAACACCCTCAAAGGGCACAGTGATGTCGTTTACAGCGTGAGTTTCAGCCGTGACGGCCAAACCCTGGCCTCTGGCAGCGCAGATAACACTGTTAAACTCTGGAACATTGATGGCACCGTTTTGAAAACCTTAAGAGGCCATCAAGATGTTGTCAGGGCCGTGAGTTTTAGCCCTGACGGCCAAACGATTGTGTCTGCTAGCGATGACCAAACCGTCAAACTTTGGAGTCGCGACAGCACCCCTTTACCTAGAGCACTTGTTGGGCATAGTAACTGGGTTTACAGTGTGAGTTTTAGCCGCGATGGCCAGAGGCTAGCGACCGGCAGTTCGGATAACACGGTTAAACTCTGGAACATTGACGGCACTTTAATCAAAAATTTAGAGAGACATGAGGATGCCGTGAATTCAGTGAGTTTCAGTCCTGACGGTCAGTTTTTTGCTTCTGGGAGTGCAGACAGCACGGTTAAACTCTGGAGCAAGGACGGCACTTTAATCAAAAATTTAGATAAACATGAGGATGCAGTCAATAGTGTGACATTCAGCCCCGACGGTGAAATGATCGCCTCTGGGAGTGCAGATAAGACGGTTAAACTTTGGAGTAAAGACGGTAAGGAACTCCAAACGCTTGAGCACGAGGAGAGTGTCAATAGCGTCACATTTAGCCCCGATGGTCAAACGATTGCCACGGCAAGCGCGGACAAGATGGTTAAACTTTGGAGTAAGGCCGGTAAGGAATTGAAAACGCTCAACTATGAGGCAAGTATCAATAGTGTGACATTTAGCCCCAACGGTGAAATGATTGCCTCTGCCGGTGCAAGTCCAGACAATAGCGTCAAGCTTTGGAGCAAAGATGGGACATTGCTGAAAACGCTCCCGCATGATGCCAGTGTTAATAGTGTTGCATTTAGCCCCGACGGTGAAACGATTGCCACGGCAAGTGCGGACAAAATGGTTAAACTCTGGCGCACAGACGGGACTTTAATTGCCACTCTCAACTTAGACGATGTGGTTAATAGTGTGAACTTCAGTCCTGACGGCCAAACCCTTGCCTTAGCCAGCTCCGACAAAACTGTTATTCTGTGGCGTCTGGGCGATCTGGATTTAGATAGTCTGATTGTGCGCGGTTGCGGTTGGCTGAGGAATTACCTGACGAATAATGCCGGCAGTGAAAGCGAGGGTCAGCTTTGTGATGGGGTAGCAACGCGCTAG